The sequence CCGACATGTGCACTTTCGCTCTACCAAATTAACAACATTCAAAGACTCGCTAGAAGATCCATATTTAACTTCAGTGTGATGATCATCAATCCTTTGGACCGTCAATTCTCTGGCGGCAGTTACACGACcctattaataaatatgaaacgaCTGAGTTATTACATATTATGGctgatttaataattataatggCTGTCTTATGAATTTTATGAAACGGCTGACTTGAGAATTTTATGAAATGGCACTTATTTTTACTGTTACGACTGACTTACATGTAGTAGTTTCTCGACGCCACATGTAAGCGTCGTTGGCTGCGATCTGGCATCCTCTCTCCGTTCAGCAAACCATCTGGTCATCATAACCCGTATCGATTTTAATATTCGAACAATGTTTAGACCTCTTGCATGTGACAATGCTCTGTTCATTGATTCCGCTATGTTtgtagtcatcaaattgtacctCTCGCCCGGCAAATGAACACGCGTCCACAGGCGGACATCAGCTCTTTGGAGGTAGCCGTGGAGTGCAGGATGAATCGCTTCAATCTCCTCGAAAATCGGTGTAAAGTGAGACATCCTAAAACATCTTGCcgctttcttcaccagacggAATGCTTCTTTTCCTTTGTACCGTCCCAATATGTTCTTATATAAATGGTAGGTGCATATTCCCCGAGCAGCCAACGGATACACATTTCTAATTGCTTTTCCTATCGAGTTATGCCTGTCCGAGATTATCGCAAGACCCTCGTCGTCAGGAATCAGAAGTTTTAGTTGCGTAAAAAACCAATGCCACGAATCATCTTTTTTTGTGTCAACCATTGCGAAGGCTATTGGAAAAAATCTGGAAGTTACCGTCCTGAGCTAGTGCTGTGAGTAGCCTCCCTTTGTATTTACCATTGAGAAACGTACCGTCGACTACAACAACTTTGCGCATGAAAGGAAACCCACTAACGCTCGCACCAAAGACAAGAAACACATACATGAATCTTCCAAGCTCATCGATTTGAAGACGCGTAACTGTACACCGATTTGCCCTTCTTATCATGTATAAGTAAGAAGGCAAGCTTTCAAACCCACACTCAGGTGTTCCCTCATCGATTTCCCTTGCAAATTTCAACGTCCGGTGTGATTTCCAATAATCCATCTGTTCACATGAAAAAAACGATCCTCATTACTCAGCCACATCAAATAATTAAGACAGCCATAACGTACTGAATAACTCAACCCTATTTTACTATAACTCGGCCGCATCTAAATATATAGTAACCTAGCCGAATTGTATGATTATGTCAGCCTGTACATTTGACATTAATCAGCCGTGACGTTGAAAATAACTTAGCCACAACAAAGTAATTACCTTTATACCAAACTGCTTAGTGATAGCTATTCCGACGCCCGTAGGGCGAACGGCCGGACCAACGTCGCCGAGAAAGTTCTTGTACAACATACCTAAAATATCTGGTGTT is a genomic window of Brassica napus cultivar Da-Ae chromosome A2, Da-Ae, whole genome shotgun sequence containing:
- the LOC125584464 gene encoding uncharacterized protein LOC125584464, whose protein sequence is MAHDTPPVYMSNTRQLQGFLSLKKIERLRLCVEITENKASEKSKTLLSFGSEVEAEASVVESRDENYSGSYDGCSLEKEQEDNENDCSSNVEGEKHDVVGEDEIDDEDSPTLPPKKRYQNLSMSRSKGNLEMDYWKSHRTLKFAREIDEGTPECGFESLPSYLYMIRRANRCTVTRLQIDELGRFMYVFLVFGASVSGFPFMRKVVVVDGTFLNGKYKGRLLTALAQDDDSWHWFFTQLKLLIPDDEGLAIISDRHNSIGKAIRNVYPLAARGICTYHLYKNILGRYKGKEAFRLVKKAARCFRMSHFTPIFEEIEAIHPALHGYLQRADVRLWTRVHLPGERWFAERREDARSQPTTLTCGVEKLLHGRVTAARELTVQRIDDHHTEVKYGSSSESLNVVNLVERKCTCRRFEREKLPCVHVIAAAEYNNVCRISLCSPYYNSEYLVSAYAESIMPADEAEIVADQPCLPPYIRQQPGRPKKNRMKYALEVALQNKRPRKEHTCSRCRHSGHNAKTCQI